Genomic segment of Saprospira sp. CCB-QB6:
AGTGGTTTGGGCTGGAGGCATAGGGCCTTGGGCCCAGCTCCATACACAATAGAGCAGAAAAATGGGGAGGAGGGTTAGTTTCATGTTTTTTGGTGTTAAGATCGAGGTTAAATGTTTTTTGATAACTACAATAAGTTGGGGGAGATGCTTTGAGAGGCAGACAAAGGGCAACTAAATGCCTGATTGCTGCTACAACAAGACTATTTAATAGTGGGGCTAACTTTCTACCCATAATAGGTTAACAGCCCCCTAGTTACGTACTCTTAACAGTCCTTAACCTTTATAATTCGACTAAGTAGGACTTTTGAAAGACTGAACTATCGGTTTAGTTTCTGGTCGGTCCAATTTCTGTTTTTGTAGAATTTCTAATTAAAGGGCTATTTTTTTCCTTTATTTAAGTCTTCAGTCTACTCTATCAAAAAAATTGAAAAACTATACCTTATGTTGAAAAAGAAAATTGCAAGCTTGGCCTTTGGTCTTTTGGCAGGAGCTAGCTTGTTGGCCCAAACAGGGCCCGATCGTTGGCAACAGGCGGCCAAATATTATATGGAAATTGATATGAATACCAAAAAGCATCAGTTTGATGGTAAACAGAAGCTGGTCTATACCAATAATTCGCCAGATACCTTGCGTAAAGTGTTTTACCATCTCTACTTTAATGCCTTTCAACCAGGTAGCATGATGGATGAGCGCTCTAGAACGCTGCCTGACCCCGACCCTCGAGTAGGCGATCGCATCGCTCAGCTCAAACCCAAAGAAATTGGCTACCATAAAATCAAGAGCTTGCTGCAAGATGGCAAAAAGGTGAATTATGAAGTGGCCGAAACAATTTTGGAAGTAGAATTAGCTGAACCCATTTTGCCTGGCGCAAGCACTACTCTAGAAATGGAGTTCAAAAGCCAAGTTCCCTTGCAAATCCGCCGATCTGGCCGCAATAGCAGCGAGGGCATCGACTACTCTATGTCGCAATGGTACCCCAAACTTTGTGAATATGACTATCAAGGTTGGCATGCCAACCCCTATATCGGCCGAGAGTTTCATGGCGTTTGGGGAGATTTCGATGTAAAAATTACGCTGCCTGTAGAATATACCGTAGGAGCTACGGGCTATCTACAAAACCCTAACGAGATGGGACATGGCTATGAGGATGTGGGGCAAAGAGCTAACCTCAAAGGGAAAAAACGCCTCACTTGGCACTTTATCGCTCCCAATGTACACGATTTCGTTTGGGGCGCTGATCCCGATTACATCCATGATGTGGTTCAACTGGATGATACGACTAAAATTCACTTCTTCTATCAAGATGATGAAGATTATAAAGCCACTTGGAAAGCCTCGCAGGAAAAAATGAAGAAGGCTTTTGGCTATATCGAAAAACGCTTTGGGAACTACCCCTATCGCCAATATTCCTTTATCCAAGGAGGTGATGGTGGAATGGAATATCCTATGGCCACACTCATCACCGGAAACCGAGCCCCCTCTAGCTTGCAAGGTGTGATGGTGCACGAACTCATGCACACTTGGTATCAAATGCTGATGGGTACGAATGAAGCGCTTTATGCTTGGATGGATGAAGGCTTCACTTCTTATGCCACGAATATCGTTACTGCCTATTTGGACGGCCAACTAAAGAAAGGCGAAAACCCACATTATTACTCTTACGCGGGCTATAAACAACTGGCCAAAAGTGGAGTGGAGGAACCCCTAAGCACACATGCAGATCATTTTATGAGTAATGCAGCCTATGGTGCAGCCTCTTATAGTAAGGGAGCCGTTTTTGTCCACCAATTAGAATATATCGTGGGCGAAAAAGTACTCAAAGAGGCCCTGCTAGATTATTACTATAACTGGCGATTTAAACACCCCAATCCCAATGACTTTATCCGTATTGTGGAAAAACGTTCGGGTTTAGAGCTAGATTGGTACCGTGAGTATTGGGTTAATAGCACACATACTATTGATTATGCCATTGATAAGGTGGAGAAGAAGGGCAAAAAGACTTTGGTTCAGCTTCAACGTCTAGAAAGTACAGGTGAAAAAACGGGCATTAAGAATGGCCGTATGCCTATGCCTGTTGATCTGGTGGTGAAGTATATGGATGGCAAGGAGGAAAAAACAGCTTGTTTCCACATTCCCTTGGCCATTATGAGAGGGGCCAAAGCCAATGAAAATATGTACCTAGAGTATAATGTTATGCCCGATTGGCGTTGGACTCATAAGGCTTATGAGCTAGAATTGCCCATCAAACAAAAGGATATTATTAGTATGGAGATTGATCCCTCTGGTCGCATGGCCGATATCAACAGAAAGAATAATACCTATAAGCCTGATTAGTCTGCTAAGAAGTTTTGCTTTGAGCCACTCTATTTTAATGGAGTGGCTTTTTTGTTTTTGGGGCCCGCGGCCAGCAAAGCTGGCCGCCGCTATGCTGCGCCGCTCGCAGTTTGCTCGGCCCTGCGTCGCTTCGCTCCTTGGTCTGGCCTTCGGCCACGGCTGCGCAGCGCTGGGCCTGCTCCACTTTTGTTTTCACTTGATTCTTTCTGCTTCGGCCTTTTTCTGCCCCTTTTAAGCGGTAGGCCTCGCTTCGCTCGGCCTGCTTCAATATGTCCCCGCCCACCCACCCCTCTACGGGATTCCTTAAGGGAATCCCTTGGGGCGGCTGGGCCATTAAAATTTTCCTTCCTAAATCTTCCCGATGGGTAGTTGTACCCTTCCCGATGGGTATAGTTAGTCCTCCTCTTATATTTTTGCGATTTAGCAGGCGGCGAAGCCGCCGCAAAGGGCCGCAGGCCCGTGGCTGAGGGATGGACAGCAGTGGCCCAAAGGGCCAGACCCAGCCGCCTTTGGCGGTGCAGGGCCGAGCGAATAGCGAGCGGCGAAACAGCCCGACCCGACCGTAGGGAGGGGCAGCCCCAGAACAAGCAGTCTATAATTATTGTTAAAAAAAAGAGTTTAATACATTCATAAAAAAGCCGAGAAGGGGGCTGCTCTTTCTGTAATATTGTACTTTGGCGCAAAATAACGCTAGAACTATGTCAACTGCTTATCCTGCGAAACTGCTCCTCTTTGGAGAATACAGCATTATGCAAGCTGCGCCTGCTTTGGCTTTGCCATTTTGGGCCTATCGGGCTGATTGGTCTTGGAAGCCATCTGTAGATCGGGCATCCTCTCAAAAGGGGTTGCGTCTACTATTGGAGAGTATGGCGCCAAATTGTTGTCTTGATTTGGGGCGTTTAGAGCAAGATTTATTGGATGGGATTTGGTTGCAGAGTAATATTCCGCATGGCTATGGTTTGGGGAGTTCGGGTAGTTTGGTGGCGGCGGTGTACGAGCGTTATGGGAAAGGCAAAAAGGCAAGAGGGGAAGAGTTAATATTGACTTTAGCGCAGATAGAAACTGCTTTTCATGGGCAGAGTTCGGGGATAGACCCCTTAGTGTCTTATTTGAGAAAGGGGTTATTTTGGCAAGATGGGCAGAGTGAAATTTTGGGGCAAGAAATCCGTTTGGGGGAGAGTGATCGGGGCCAGTTATTTTTATTGAACACAAAAATTGCGAGGCAGACTGCTCCATTAGTACAGCATTATTTGCAGGCTTGTGCGCAGGCTGATTTTCCGCTAGTAGAGCAGGAGGCGCTTGCTTTGGCGCATCGGGAGGCTAGTTTGGCTTTTTTGGGGCAGGAAGAAGGGCCATTGGCTCAGGCTTTTGGGAAGATATCGGCATCACAGTATCAATTTTTTCAGCGGATGATACCAGATCAGTTTAAGGCTATTTGGCAAAAGGGTTTGGAAGGCAGTAGTTATTTATTGAAGCTTTGTGGTGCTGGAGGAGGTGGTTTTTTGTTGGGATATAGTAATAATTGGGGGGAGACGCAGCGGGAATTAGGGGCTTTTGAGTTGTTACCATTGGTATTAGAAGATATTTAAGATAAAGAAAATAGGCTAGAAAGGCTTGGGGCGGCTAGTCTAGTGAAAAAGAGAAAGCAAGCTTCATTATCTAGTATAAATAATGTAAATTTGAGCGCTCCCAAGGGGGCCTAAATCATTTATTTCATTTTGCACAACTATACGATCCATGAGTGGAGAAAAAATTAGCATGAAAGAAGGGCAGTTGCAAGTGCCTAATCAACCTATTATTCCTTTTATTGAAGGAGACGGCATTGGTCCAGATATTTGGGCTGCTTCTGTTCGCGTTTTTGATGCTGCTGTAGAGAAAGCTTATGCTGGCGAGCGCAAAATTGAGTGGAAAGAAGTATTGGCTGGTCAAAAAGCCTTTGATGCGACACAAGAATGGTTGCCACAGGCTACCCTAGATGCTATTGATGAGTATTTGGTAGCGATCAAAGGGCCATTGACTACACCTGTAGGTGGAGGAATCCGCTCACTAAATGTGGCTTTGCGTCAAAAGCTTGACCTTTTTGCTTGCGTGCGTCCTGTGCGTTGGTTCCAAGGAGTTCCTTCTCCCGTAAAACAGCCTGAGTTGGTAGATATGACTATCTTCCGTGAAAACACAGAAGATATTTATGCTGGTATCGAATATCTTACTGGCACGCCTGAGAATGACAAGGTGAAAAAATTCCTCATTGAGGAAATGGGCGTTAGCCAAATCCGCTTCCCCGAAACTGCTTCACTAGGTATCAAGCCTGTTTCTATTGAAGGAACTGAGCGTCTAGTTAAGGCGGCTATTGATTATGCTATTGCGAACAATCGCAAATCAGTAACCTTGGTCCACAAAGGAAACATCATGAAGTTTACTGAGGGTAAATTCAAAGAGTGGGGTTATGCTTTGGCTAAGCGTGACTACAATGCACAAGATTTGGATGGTGGACCTTGGCAGGTAATTGATAACAATGGCCAAGAGATCATTGTAAAAGATGTAATTGCAGATGCATTCTTGCAGCAAATCCTTCTTCGTCCAGCAGAGTATGATGTAATTGCTACTCTAAACCTAAACGGAGACTATGTCTCTGATGCTCTAGCTGCTATTGTTGGTGGTATTGGTATTGCTCCTGGTGCAAACATCAATTACACTACAGGAAAGGCTATCTTTGAAGCAACTCACGGTACTGCGCCTAAGTATGCAGGTCTAGATAAAGTAAACCCTAGTTCTGTAATTCTTTCTGGTGAGATGATGTTCCGCTATATGGGCTGGAACGAAGCTGCTGATCTTATCATAAAAGGTATTGAAGGCGCTATTCAGAAGAAAACAGTTACTTATGACTTCCACCGCCTAATGGATGATGCGAAGTTGTTGAAGTGCTCTGAGTTTGGCGATGCTATTATCGAAAATATGTAAGCCGATTCTTTTCGCTTTTATTAGCCGCTAAGTCTAGTACAGACTTAGCGGCTTTTTTTGTGCTTATATATAGTATAGTTTGCAGCTTGCTGTATTTAGGGGCCTCCGCTGCGGCTTTGCCTTGCGGTGCTACGCTTCGGGGCTCGCAGTTCTGCTCGGCCGTTATTTCCTTCGGTCATCGAACTGCGGCTTTCAGCCTTGTTGTCGTTTTTTCGCTACGCTCAAAAACTCGGTCTGGCCTTCGGCCACCCCGCCGCATCGGTTACTCCCTTTGGTCGTCGAAGACGGACTAAAGTCCTTGTTGTCGCAGCTCGCTGCTGTTTAGGGGCCTCCGCCTCGCTTTGCTCGTCGGCGCTACGTTTCGCAGCTCGCTATTACTTGCTTCGCTGCGTCGGCTCCCTTTGGTCGGGTCGCTCGGCCCTTCGTCGCTTTGCTCCTTGGTCTAGCCTTCGGCCACTGCTACACATCGCTAGGCCACTGCTCAGCTAGAAGCCGCTTTGCGTCTACAAGCTTCGCAGCAGGTTGACCCGGCCGGCGGTAGTCGGCGGCCACGGGAGTTTTCTGCTATATATATAGTATAGGCTCAAAATGTTTCATTTCAGTTTAGTTGGGGGGTGTACGCCGCCTCCGCCTGGGGGCTGTGCTCCTTTGGCCTTGGAGGCCAAAGCGCCCAGCAAAGCGTTCAGCCCTTCGGGCTTCACAATAATATATAGAGCAATGGCCTGAAAGGCCATTGCTCATAAATGGGCACTACTATATTATATAGTAGTGCCCGTTTCCTATCCTATGTACTATATTATATAGTAATCAGACAATCCTCAAAAAAAGATTTCGCCCTAGCGCCCATAAAATCAGTTCTTTAGGCATTTTGCCTCAAAAAAGTTCCCTAAAGAATCAAAAAAGATTTGGTGGAACGGAATACTTGATCTATCTTTGTAGCACAGCGCTACAGAAAGTGTGGCGGTGACAGAGCTTGCGAACTACTAGGACTTCTAAAAAATCCTAGTAATTTTTTTCTCTCAAAGTTTGGTTGTAAAAATATTATTCGTATCTTTGCAACCGCTTCGACAGAGAAGCTCTTTATTGACATCGCAAAGGGTTTTGGGCTAAAAACTTTTTTAAATTTTTTCTCTCAAAATTTTGGAACTTTAAAAAACTTCCTTACCTTTGCAACCGCTTCGACAGAGAAGCTTTTGCAAACAAAAGGAGTTAAAAAATAATTCAAAAAAATATTGAAAAATATTTTGGAATTAGAGAAAAGCTTCCTACCTTTGCAACCGCTCCTCGGAGCAACGGTCATCAAAAGTGATGATCGCACAAACAAGACAGCAGACAATTACTTAGTAATAAGTAGTTTAGCTATAAGAAAAAGTTATTTGAAACTGCAACAGCAATAGCAATATAGCAAACAGGTAAGAGGAGAGAGAGTAGAGGTTTAAATGAAACCAAGTCAACCTTTGATCGGGATTACAAGCTTCATTATGGAGAGTTTGATCCTGGCTCAGGATGAACGCTAGCGGCAGGCTTAATACATGCAAGTCGAACGGTAACAGGTCCTTCGGGACGCTGACGAGTGGCGCACGGGTGAGTAACGCGTACACAATCTGCCTTCATCAGGGGGAAAGTCACTGGAAACGGTGAATAATCCCGCATACAACTCTCAGATGGCATCATTAGAGAGTAAAAGCTCCGGCGGATGAAGATGAGTGTGCGTCTGATTAGCTAGATGGTGAGGTAACGGCTCACCATGGCGACGATCAGTAGGGGGCGTGAGAGCGTGATCCCCCACACGGGTACTGAGACACGGACCCGACTCCTACGGGAGGCAGCAGTAAGGAATATTGGGCAATGGACGGAAGTCTGACCCAGCCATGCCGCGTGCGGGAAGACGGCCCTTTGGGTTGTAAACCGCTTTTATCTAGGAAGAATGGCCTTGATTTATCAGGGAAGAGACGGTACTAGATGAATAAGCACCGGCTAACTCCGTGCCAGCAGCCGCGGTAATACGGAGGGTGCAAGCGTTATCCGGAATCACTGGGTTTAAAGGGTACGTAGGCGGTTCAATAAGTCAGATGTGAAATGTCGGAGCTCAACTTCGAACTTGCATTTGATACTGTTGAACTTGAATTAGGTGGAAGTGTGCGGAATGTATCATGTAGCGGTGAAATGCATAGATATGATATAGAACACCAATAGCGAAGGCAGCACACTACGCTTTGATTGACGCTGAGGTACGAAAGCGTGGGGAGCGAACAGGATTAGATACCCTGGTAGTCCACGCCCTAAACGATGCTAACTGGATATTTTCGAGAGTGATCGGGAGTGTCTGAGGGAAACCATTAAGTTAGCCACCTGGGGAGTACGTTCGCAAGAATGAAACTCAAAGGAATTGACGGGGGTCCGCACAAGCGGTGGAGCATGTGGTTTAATTCGATGATACGCGAGGAACCTTACCTGGGCTCGAACGCTAGATGAATATCGGGGAAACTTGATAGACCTTCGGGACATCTAGTGAGGTGCTGCATGGCTGTCGTCAGCTCGTGCCGTGAGGTGTTGGGTTAAGTCCCGCAACGAGCGCAACCCCTATCTTTAGTTGCCAGCGATTCGGTCGGGGACTCTAGAGAGACTGCCTCCGTAAGGAGTGAGGAAGGAAGGGACGACGTCAAGTCATCATGGCCTTTATGCCCAGGGCTACACACGTGCTACAATGGCGCCTACAGAGGGCAGCGAACCTGCGAGGGTAAGCGAATCTCAGAAAGGGCGTCCCAGTTCGGATTGGAGTCTGCAACTCGACTCCATGAAGTTGGAATCGCTAGTAATCGCGCATCAGCCATGGCGCGGTGAATACGTTCCCGGACCTTGTACACACCGCCCGTCAAGCCATGGGAGTCAGGGGTGCCTGAAGATGGTGACCTTACGAGGAGCTATCTAGGGTAAACCTGGTGACTAGGGCTAAGTCGTAACAAGGTAGCCGTACCGGAAGGTGCGGCTGGAATACCTCCTTTAAAGAGTACGATAATAGTACAAACAACACAATCAAGCAACTGATTGAGGAAGACAGTTACGATTGATCTTCTTGCCTGTGCAGTTTCTAATAATAACAAAAGAGAAAGTTAATTGACATAATTGGAAAGTGATAGAAAGAAATAAAGTTTAGTAAATAAACAATTTCATTAAGAGTGCGAGGATACTAAGAAAAGTATCGATAGGAAGCAAATAAGGGCACAGGGGGAATGCCTAGGCTCTCAGAGATGACGAAGGACGCGATAAGCTGCGAAAAGCTACGACGAGCTGCAAATATGCTATGACTCGTAGATGTCCGAATGGGGGAACCCTCCAGGTTGAAGATCTGGAACCCGAAAGGGGAATAACGCAGGGAACTGAAACATCTAAGTACCTGTAGGAAAAGAAACTAAGAAAAGGATTCCGTAAGTAGTGGCGAGCGAACACGGAGGAGCCCAGTTCTAATAAAGTAGTCAAGTCGAATGGTTTGGAAAGACCTGCCGAAGAAGGTGATAGTCCTGTAGACGGAGACGAAAGAGAACGAAGAGTAGCGCGGGACCGGAGGAATCTTGCGTGAAGACGGCAGCACCATCTGCCAAGGCTAAATACTACTGAGAGACCGATAGTGAACAAGTACCGTGAGGGAAAGGTGAAAAGAACTGCTAGGAGCAGAGTGAAAAGAACCTGAAACCCTGTGTCTACAAGCGGTGGGAGCGCAAGCGACCACGTGCCTTTTGCATAATGAGCCTACGAGTTAGTCTTCTATGGCAAGGATAAGGACTGGAGGTCTGTATCCGGAGCGAAAGCGAGTCTGAATAGGGCGACGAGTCATAGGAGCTAGACGCGAAACCGAGTGATCTACCCATGGGCAGGTTGAAGTTGCGGTAACACGCAATGGAGGACCGAACCAGTAAACGTTGAAAAGTTTTTGGATGACCTGTGGGTAGGGGTGAAAGGCCAATCAAACTCGGAAATAGCTCGTACTCCCCGAAATGCATTGAGGTGCAGCGTTCGGTTAGAGTGTCTAAGAGGTAGAGCTACCAATAGGGCTAGGGGGAGTCAAATCCTACCAACCCCTGATGAACTCCGAATGCTTAGACATGTTACCGAGCAGTGAGGCTGGGGGTGCTAAGGTCACCAGCCGAGAGGGGAACAACCCAGACCATCAGCTAAGGTCCCAAAATAAACGTTAAGTTGACTGAACGAGGTGGAATTGCTATGACAGCTAGGATGTTGGCTTGGAAGCAGCCATTCATTTAAAGAGTGCGTAACAGCTCACTAGTCGAGTGATTCTGCGCGGAAAATACTCGGGCATAAAACGTTTTACCGAAGCTATGGATTCGAAAGAGTGGTAGGGGAGCATTGTAGTTGCGCAGAAGGTGTGCTGTGAGGCATGCTGGAGCGACTAGAAAAGCAAATGTAGGCATGAGTAACGATAAAATAGGTGCAAGACCTATTCGCCGTAAGACCCAGGTTTCCGATTCTATGTTAGACAGAGTCGGGTTAGTCGGACCCTAAGGAGTAGCCGAGAGGCGAATCCGATGGAAAATCAGTTAATATTCTGATACTTGTATATTGGGCGAAGCGGGGACGGAGTTGACGGTCATCTGCTCACTGACGGAATAGTGGGCTAAAGTGTG
This window contains:
- a CDS encoding M1 family metallopeptidase, with amino-acid sequence MLKKKIASLAFGLLAGASLLAQTGPDRWQQAAKYYMEIDMNTKKHQFDGKQKLVYTNNSPDTLRKVFYHLYFNAFQPGSMMDERSRTLPDPDPRVGDRIAQLKPKEIGYHKIKSLLQDGKKVNYEVAETILEVELAEPILPGASTTLEMEFKSQVPLQIRRSGRNSSEGIDYSMSQWYPKLCEYDYQGWHANPYIGREFHGVWGDFDVKITLPVEYTVGATGYLQNPNEMGHGYEDVGQRANLKGKKRLTWHFIAPNVHDFVWGADPDYIHDVVQLDDTTKIHFFYQDDEDYKATWKASQEKMKKAFGYIEKRFGNYPYRQYSFIQGGDGGMEYPMATLITGNRAPSSLQGVMVHELMHTWYQMLMGTNEALYAWMDEGFTSYATNIVTAYLDGQLKKGENPHYYSYAGYKQLAKSGVEEPLSTHADHFMSNAAYGAASYSKGAVFVHQLEYIVGEKVLKEALLDYYYNWRFKHPNPNDFIRIVEKRSGLELDWYREYWVNSTHTIDYAIDKVEKKGKKTLVQLQRLESTGEKTGIKNGRMPMPVDLVVKYMDGKEEKTACFHIPLAIMRGAKANENMYLEYNVMPDWRWTHKAYELELPIKQKDIISMEIDPSGRMADINRKNNTYKPD
- a CDS encoding GHMP family kinase ATP-binding protein is translated as MSTAYPAKLLLFGEYSIMQAAPALALPFWAYRADWSWKPSVDRASSQKGLRLLLESMAPNCCLDLGRLEQDLLDGIWLQSNIPHGYGLGSSGSLVAAVYERYGKGKKARGEELILTLAQIETAFHGQSSGIDPLVSYLRKGLFWQDGQSEILGQEIRLGESDRGQLFLLNTKIARQTAPLVQHYLQACAQADFPLVEQEALALAHREASLAFLGQEEGPLAQAFGKISASQYQFFQRMIPDQFKAIWQKGLEGSSYLLKLCGAGGGGFLLGYSNNWGETQRELGAFELLPLVLEDI
- the icd gene encoding NADP-dependent isocitrate dehydrogenase produces the protein MSGEKISMKEGQLQVPNQPIIPFIEGDGIGPDIWAASVRVFDAAVEKAYAGERKIEWKEVLAGQKAFDATQEWLPQATLDAIDEYLVAIKGPLTTPVGGGIRSLNVALRQKLDLFACVRPVRWFQGVPSPVKQPELVDMTIFRENTEDIYAGIEYLTGTPENDKVKKFLIEEMGVSQIRFPETASLGIKPVSIEGTERLVKAAIDYAIANNRKSVTLVHKGNIMKFTEGKFKEWGYALAKRDYNAQDLDGGPWQVIDNNGQEIIVKDVIADAFLQQILLRPAEYDVIATLNLNGDYVSDALAAIVGGIGIAPGANINYTTGKAIFEATHGTAPKYAGLDKVNPSSVILSGEMMFRYMGWNEAADLIIKGIEGAIQKKTVTYDFHRLMDDAKLLKCSEFGDAIIENM